From the genome of Malus sylvestris chromosome 13, drMalSylv7.2, whole genome shotgun sequence:
AGACAAGCAGAAGGAACCTCAGAGACTCGAGCCAAAGAGAAGAAAGCGAAGAGTCGGGTCGGGCATGTCAGCCGCTCCGAAATCCAGTAAACTGAAGAAATCAAAAAATTGGTGCAaggagggagaaagagaagagaaagcCATGAAAGGCCAGCTGTCGGCTTCCTCCAGAGGCCCTGTCAAGTTCAGAATGTGAGTTTCTTACTTCttattgttctatttttatcGAATTTTCTGAAGATTTTGATTGTCCTTTTCAAATTCCTGGaaagtttttctttttcgtggaaaagatgaaaaatttCCGGGAAATTTTCGATTATGTTGACAAATTTCACAATGGGGCAGGCCAACAGCTCAGAATTTGGTACCAATTCGCTTGGACCTCGACATCGACGGCCAAAGGTTCAAAGACTGCTTCACTTGGAACCCATCTGGTAGTTCTTTggatttttcttatttatttgtgttttttatttttttcaaattttgaaacttgGGGTTTGATGTTTGATGAATTTGGTGACAGACCCTGACTCGGAGATTGTGGTGTTCGCGAAAAGGACAGCGAAAGACTTGAAGCTTCCTCCGGGTTTCATCACAGTCATTGCTTCTGCCATTCAGGTTGGCATTTCAACCATGTCTAATTTCCCCATCAGATTTTGTATTATATGCGTAATGGGACTCATTAGTTATTACCTTGTTTTCTGATATCAGtcacaaattgttgaatttcGATCACTTGAGGGGCAAGACATGTACACCGGCGAGAGGATTGTTCCGATTAAGGTTAACTTTTATCATATTATGGCATGGTTATCTACAATGGAAAGTAACAAcctttccatttttttaatattattgatGTTGTTCTATTCTCAGCTTGATCTTCGAGTGAACCGCACTGTCATTAGGGACCAGTTTTTATGGGT
Proteins encoded in this window:
- the LOC126595974 gene encoding chromatin structure-remodeling complex protein BSH isoform X2 codes for the protein MSAAPKSSKLKKSKNWCKEGEREEKAMKGQLSASSRGPVKFRMPTAQNLVPIRLDLDIDGQRFKDCFTWNPSDPDSEIVVFAKRTAKDLKLPPGFITVIASAIQSQIVEFRSLEGQDMYTGERIVPIKLDLRVNRTVIRDQFLWDLNNFESDPEEFAKTFCADLGIQDPEVGPAIAFSIREQLYEIVVQSVASVRETRINKKGRRGAEYTPVSKVGSTGLDLVKLFGHRSSVVRKRKEWDVYEPIVDLLSTEEVEALQAKEERIAR